The Pseudanabaena sp. BC1403 genome segment CGCGATATTCCCGTCATCTTTTTAAGTGCCTTAGATGATGTTTTCGATAAGGTCAAAGCTTTTAATATCGGTGGTGCTGATTACATTACCAAACCGTTTCAAATCGAAGAAGTCTTAATCCGTGTCAAACATCAACTATCACTGAAAGTCGCGGAATCAAAAATTTGCCAGCTAAATCAACAACTTGAGCAACAAAACGGACAGTTAGAAGCACTCAATGCAGAATTACAGTTTGAAATTATCGAGCGTCAAATTATGGGAGAAACATTAAAAGTTAGTGAAGAACGTTTAGAGAGTATTTTAGGTTCTATTGAAGATGTTGTCTGGTCAATGCATCCAACCGCTTCACAGTTTATCTATTTTAATGCGGCGGTTGCAAAAATCTATGGTTATCCCATTTCTAACTTCTTTGAAGATCCTGAATTCTGGTTAAAAGTAATTCATATAGAAGATCGCGATCGTATTGAGATTGCCAATCGTAGCATTATGACGACAGGGACTGTAAGCGAAGAATATCGCATCTTACGTCCTGATCAAGAAGTTCGCTGGGTAAGCGATCGCCGATATCTTGTATATGATCGCGATGGAAAAGTCATTCGGATCGATGGAATTGTGCGAGATATCACTGATCACAAACGAGCGCAGGATCAATTAGTCCATGATGCTCTCCATGACTCACTTACAGGACTTCCAAATCGCAATCTGTTTATGGATCGTGTCGAGCAAGCTCTCAAATATGGTAATCGACATTCTCAATATATGTTTGCGGTTATGTTCATCGATCTAGATCGCTTTAAAATGGTCAATGATATGCATGGTCATATGATCGGTGATCAGTTTTTGCAAGCGATCGCCAAGATATTAGGAAGTTGTTTGCGATCGGTTGGCGATACTGTTGCCCGTCTCGGTGGGGACGAATTCACGATTTTGATTGATGATATTCAAGAAGTTAGCGAAGCCCTGATGATTGCCGATCGCATTCTTTCTAAGCTCTTACATCCGATTAATTTACCAACTCAAACAATTTTTGCAAGTGCCAGCATTGGCATCGTTATCAGCAATCGAGACTATGTGAATAGCACTGATTTACTTAGAGATGCAGATATTGCGATGTATCGAGCTAAATCTCTTGGGAAAGGAAGATACATTCTCTTTGACAAAGAAATGTACGAACAGAACTTAAGGGCAATCCAACTTGATAGTGATCTCCATTACGCACTAGAGCGTGAGGAGTTTGAGCTGTATTATCAACCAATTATGTCTTTGGCATCAGATAAGCTCGCAGGATTTGAAGCCTTGATTCGGTGGCATCACCCCGAACGTGGATTAGTACCACCCTGTGAGTTTATTCCCATCGCTGAAGAAACAGGCTTAATTATTGGGATTGGTGATTGGGTAATAAACCAAGCTTGTAAGCAGTTATCTATATGGCAAAGCCAATTTATAGAAGCAAAGTCTCTAAAAATGAGCATTAATCTTACTTGCCAACAAATACGCGAAAAAAATCTTTTAGAAAAACTAGATCGGGTGTTAGCGACAACAGGAATTGATGGCAGCACCATCCGACTAGAAATCACCGAAAGCTCAATGATGGATCAAGGTGAAGAAACGATCGCGAAATTAGAACAATTACGTGCGCGAAATATCCAACTAAGTATTGATGATTTTGGACAGGGCTACTCTTCTCTTAGTTATTTGCATCGCTTTCCCGTAAATACGCTCAAAATTGATCGCACTTTTGTCGAACAGATGAGCCTTGGTGGCCAGAATTTTGAAATTATCCGCACGATTATCATTCTTGCCCATGCCCTAGATATGAATGTAGTTGCCGAAGGCGTAGAGACCCATGAGCAAATGTCTATGTTGAAACAATTAGGCTGTGAGTATGCTCAAGGCTATTTCTTCTCACGTCCGATCATCGCTGCCGCCGCTGAGCAAATGATTAGAATCCAGACAACAATATAGGCGGTACTTTTACAACCTATATTGAACCACAAGAGATTTTTTGAAAGTGTTGCAAAGCAACACTTTCAAAAAATCTCTTGGTTTTGGTTTGAGCACAAAGCGCTGTAATAATTAGATTCAGAACTAAAAGATAAAATCTATGCTGCTACACCTATCAACATGGCAAGAAGTCGAGACTTATTTACAGCGATCGCAGGCTGTAATTATTCCCATCGGCTCCACTGAGCAGCATGGCCCCACAGGATTAATCGGCACAGATTTTATTTGTGCGGAAGCGATCGCCTGTGCCGTTGGCGAAAAAGCTGATGCTTTAGTTACTTCCACCCTTACGCTTGGCATGGCAGAGCATCACACAGGGTTTGCAGGCACAATTAGCCTCAAGCCTTCTACGCTGACCTTAGTAATTCATGATGTCGTGCGATCGCTTGCCAAGCATGGATTCAAACGCTTCTTTTTTCTGAATGGGCATGGTGGCAATATTGCCGTTCTCAAAACTGCCTTTACGGAGATTTATAACGAACTACCCGATGTACGTTGTCGTCTAGGCAACTGGTGGGCAAGTAATGACATGTATAAGCTTGTCAGAGAGCTTTATGGCAATCAAGAGGGCTATCACGCTACGCCCAGTGAAGTTGCTGTCACGATGTATCTTTATCCTGACTCGATTAAAAATGTCCCGCTTAGCGAATCCGTCAATAAAGATAGCCGCATTTATAGTCCCGAAGAATTTCGCAAACGTTATCCCGATGGTCGTATGGGGTCAAATCCAGCTTTAGCAACTGTTGAACATGGGCAACAACTTTTTGAGCTTTCCGTCAAAGAACTAGTCAGTCAGTACAACGATTTTCTTACTGAAGTTTAAATGAACCAATAAATTTTTTGAAAGTGTTGCGAAGCAACACTTTCAAAAAATTTATTGGTTCAGGTTTGATCGCAAAGTGCGGTAAATCCGATAAACAAGATTAAGTCATTTGCAGCAAAGCGCAAACACTAGAATCGTTGTATGCTGATCAACTTAAACATCAAAAGTACTTGTATTTTGACCTCATGCTTGATCGAGCAGCGATAACCGTAGCGATTTCCTTATGTCCCGAAGAAGCAGTTTGTTACTTAGCAAGGGTTTACACAACCTTAGTTGTTTTCAATCCGCCTGAGTTTATCAAGACTTCTATCGGGGGGAGAGTGTTGATCCATTCCCTTGGCTATCCTGACAATGCCGAATCAGCCTATATTTGCAAGCAACTTATGGATGAGTTTGGCTTTGATGCTGATACTTTTCCTGCTTTTGCGATCCAAGGACTAGCCACGATCGCTTCGATATTTCCCTGCGATCGCCAAAATTTAGATGTAGATTTTGAGCTAGATCAACATCTCGATATTGCTCCAACTAGCTTGATCGATCTCCAATCAAGGGTAGAAGATAAAGGTCAATCCGCATGGTTAATGCAATTGAAAGAAACTTATTTTTTGCAGGAGCCAATTTATGATGTCCTACCACCAATGAGCACAGAGACGGGCAATGCATGGCTCCCACAACATAAATCCCATTTAGAAAATTTTCAAAATGCTCTAAGACGAGATATTCTCAGCAGTAAAGTATAAGAAAGCAGAACTTTGTGCCACTTTCCATCAATTCTCATTATAAACATCGGTTGTTTGAAAGCCCGCCAACGGCGGGCTTTCAAACAACCGATTTTGGTGTTTCCAGCGCCTTCGGCGCTGGAAACACCAAAATCGGTTGCATAATGAGAATTGCTAGTCACTTTCTTATACTTTAGGGAATTGAAAAGGCTTGTACTTTGCTATTGCCATCATCTTTTAGGAAGTTGCTAGCAAAAATCAAACGTTTTGGGGATGATGCTTTACTAATGATAGGTGCATGATAGATATGGCTATTGAGTAAAGTTGGTGTTCTCCATACCAATTTGCCAGATTTATCGTCAAATGCACTTACCCAGCTATTGTTATCGGCAGAACCATAAAAGCCAAAGGTTGCATTTTTGATTTCCATATCAGGCGCGTAAATCAGACCATCTGACCAAGTTAAATTTTTAGGTTCAGTATCGTAGACACGAGGAAGTTTAAATTTGCGTAAAAATCCGCCCGTTTCCTTGTCTAGTACTACAAAATTATTGCCAGCATTACCTTCAGATTGCCAAACAAAGACTTCGCGATCGCTCACAGTTTTGACTTTTCCAGTGGCAACATATGACCATTTTTCCTTACCTGTTTTAAGGTCGATCGCACTAATGCGTCCTGATGGTTGCATATCACTATTGCCAAAGACGGAAGTATAGATCGTATCTCCGAAAATCTTTGTTGACCATAAGCCATCAGGCTTTTGAGGCGCTTCCCATTTCCAAAGAACTTTACCTGATGTCACATCAATCACTGTAAATTGTTCGATG includes the following:
- a CDS encoding EAL domain-containing protein, whose amino-acid sequence is MNDNKDSIQTAATNSEILILIVDDLPDNLRVLSAAISGQGYQIRCAKSGAIALMAVETTCPDLILLDIKMPDMDGYEVCQRLKASEFRDIPVIFLSALDDVFDKVKAFNIGGADYITKPFQIEEVLIRVKHQLSLKVAESKICQLNQQLEQQNGQLEALNAELQFEIIERQIMGETLKVSEERLESILGSIEDVVWSMHPTASQFIYFNAAVAKIYGYPISNFFEDPEFWLKVIHIEDRDRIEIANRSIMTTGTVSEEYRILRPDQEVRWVSDRRYLVYDRDGKVIRIDGIVRDITDHKRAQDQLVHDALHDSLTGLPNRNLFMDRVEQALKYGNRHSQYMFAVMFIDLDRFKMVNDMHGHMIGDQFLQAIAKILGSCLRSVGDTVARLGGDEFTILIDDIQEVSEALMIADRILSKLLHPINLPTQTIFASASIGIVISNRDYVNSTDLLRDADIAMYRAKSLGKGRYILFDKEMYEQNLRAIQLDSDLHYALEREEFELYYQPIMSLASDKLAGFEALIRWHHPERGLVPPCEFIPIAEETGLIIGIGDWVINQACKQLSIWQSQFIEAKSLKMSINLTCQQIREKNLLEKLDRVLATTGIDGSTIRLEITESSMMDQGEETIAKLEQLRARNIQLSIDDFGQGYSSLSYLHRFPVNTLKIDRTFVEQMSLGGQNFEIIRTIIILAHALDMNVVAEGVETHEQMSMLKQLGCEYAQGYFFSRPIIAAAAEQMIRIQTTI
- a CDS encoding creatininase family protein — encoded protein: MLLHLSTWQEVETYLQRSQAVIIPIGSTEQHGPTGLIGTDFICAEAIACAVGEKADALVTSTLTLGMAEHHTGFAGTISLKPSTLTLVIHDVVRSLAKHGFKRFFFLNGHGGNIAVLKTAFTEIYNELPDVRCRLGNWWASNDMYKLVRELYGNQEGYHATPSEVAVTMYLYPDSIKNVPLSESVNKDSRIYSPEEFRKRYPDGRMGSNPALATVEHGQQLFELSVKELVSQYNDFLTEV